One stretch of Schlesneria sp. DSM 10557 DNA includes these proteins:
- a CDS encoding PQQ-binding-like beta-propeller repeat protein — protein MTRFGLVGLYCLLAIPVVADDWPQFRGPNCSGVSQTSAPLPVEFSDTEKVKWSTKLGDGIGSPIVVAGRVYTSAMIDPQTVGVVALDARTGEKLWTRSWPIGDVDEIHLTNSHAGTTPAADEERVYFYFSTLGMVALDAKTGEDVWHRPLPVPYFIFKWGAGMSPVLTKDLVLFCQDDDLHPAMYAFDKKTGEIRWQDDRNDMAVNYSHPVICETPHGEEVVVAGTGLLIGYDPATGERLWSARTLLRNIKTTPVSRDGIIYISLQSKGIASQWLASIDKTETGNNDDKISRDEVQRFFGKRPVPEAFYKKTFERGDLNGDGVLEGRELDVAFLPPGNAAGAAFDSKEPEDEFVIAVKGGGRGDVTKTHVLWKHPTKHTDHIVSPLVVGDRMLLIKGGGIATCFDVNEGKRIYGPGRINNGGEYFASPVYGDGKIYIAGENGKIVVLRDAPELDVLAINEMGDSILGTPAIADGALFVRSRTALMRIE, from the coding sequence ATGACGCGGTTTGGCCTCGTTGGACTGTATTGTCTACTTGCGATTCCAGTAGTGGCCGATGACTGGCCACAGTTTCGCGGTCCCAACTGTTCAGGGGTTTCTCAGACCAGCGCGCCATTGCCTGTCGAGTTTTCTGACACCGAAAAAGTGAAGTGGTCGACCAAGCTGGGGGATGGAATTGGTAGCCCGATTGTCGTTGCGGGCAGGGTGTATACCTCTGCGATGATCGATCCGCAGACGGTGGGGGTGGTTGCTCTCGATGCCAGGACGGGTGAAAAACTCTGGACGCGATCGTGGCCGATTGGTGACGTGGACGAGATTCATCTCACCAATAGTCATGCGGGAACCACGCCCGCGGCGGATGAAGAGCGGGTCTACTTCTATTTTTCGACCCTCGGTATGGTGGCGCTGGATGCGAAAACCGGTGAGGATGTCTGGCATAGGCCGCTCCCTGTTCCCTATTTCATTTTCAAATGGGGAGCGGGGATGTCACCCGTGCTCACCAAAGACCTGGTACTTTTCTGCCAGGATGATGATCTTCATCCTGCGATGTACGCCTTTGATAAGAAGACAGGCGAGATCCGCTGGCAGGACGACCGCAATGATATGGCGGTGAACTATTCGCACCCCGTGATCTGCGAGACGCCCCATGGGGAAGAAGTCGTCGTTGCCGGCACGGGACTGCTGATTGGATACGATCCCGCGACGGGCGAGCGTCTCTGGTCTGCTCGCACGCTGCTGCGCAATATCAAGACGACACCGGTGTCGCGAGATGGAATCATTTACATTTCCCTTCAAAGTAAGGGGATCGCCAGTCAATGGCTGGCGTCGATCGATAAGACAGAGACCGGGAACAACGACGACAAAATTTCCCGTGATGAAGTGCAGAGATTTTTTGGTAAACGTCCTGTCCCGGAAGCGTTCTACAAGAAAACGTTTGAACGGGGCGACCTGAACGGTGATGGTGTTCTCGAAGGACGTGAGCTGGATGTCGCCTTTCTGCCTCCGGGCAATGCGGCAGGTGCTGCCTTTGATTCAAAAGAGCCAGAGGATGAATTTGTCATCGCGGTCAAAGGTGGTGGCCGGGGCGATGTCACTAAGACGCACGTGCTGTGGAAGCACCCCACGAAACACACGGACCACATTGTTTCTCCTCTGGTCGTCGGGGACCGCATGCTCCTGATCAAAGGAGGCGGAATCGCCACCTGCTTTGACGTGAATGAAGGAAAGCGGATTTACGGCCCGGGCCGTATCAATAATGGAGGCGAATATTTTGCCTCTCCCGTGTATGGCGATGGCAAGATTTACATCGCAGGAGAGAACGGCAAGATTGTCGTCTTGCGAGATGCGCCGGAACTGGATGTCCTGGCGATTAATGAGATGGGTGATTCAATTCTGGGAACGCCCGCAATTGCTGATGGTGCCTTGTTTGTTCGTTCTCGAACGGCTCTGATGCGAATCGAGTAG